In Brachypodium distachyon strain Bd21 chromosome 2, Brachypodium_distachyon_v3.0, whole genome shotgun sequence, one genomic interval encodes:
- the LOC100838074 gene encoding homeobox protein Nkx-6.1, with amino-acid sequence MSNTQRRSHRRTSSVPWYSPHDDEVKNAAPNLVIPRRPEDPMDAARPRHSPPADRFLDLFSSPSPSLATPPSAGDELLEGDLLFPAPSSDPPPDASRNPGRVPHGRLGLLAALHDGDRKLLARGSGGGSGAAAVAAASASATASAATAGTLLRRKATIAAAAAAAASSSPTPSVSATRAIPRPRIAEQTPMAPYHQSAPMMVPVRPPRRRDAEDDDDEELFPGGAAMLPPHEMVARASAGGPPVNPSSMLEGVGRTLKGRDLRRVRDAVLRQTGFLD; translated from the exons ATGAGCAACACCCAACGGAGGAGTCATCGTCGAACCTCTTCAGTGCCATG GTACTCTCCGCATGACGACGAAGTCAAGAACGCCGCCCCCAACCTCGTGATCCCCCGCCGGCCGGAGGACCCCATGGACGCCGCCCGGCCCCGCCACTCGCCACCGGCCGACCGCTTCCTCGACCTCTTCTCATCCCCGTCCCCTTCCCTCGCCACTCCCCCTTctgccggcgacgagctcctCGAGGGAGACCTTCTCTTCCCGGCCCCTTCCTCGGACCCACCGCCCGATGCCTCCAGGAATCCGGGCCGCGTCCCGCACGggcgcctcggcctcctcgccgcgctccACGACGGGGACAGGAAGCTCCTggcccgcggcagcggcggcgggagcggcgcggcggccgtggctgctgcttcggcttcggccacggcgtcggcggccaccgccgggacgctcctccgccgcaagGCGACcatcgcagccgccgccgccgccgcggcgtcgtcCTCTCCCACGCCATCCGTGTCCGCCACGCGCGCCATCCCCAGGCCCCGTATCGCCGAGCAGACGCCCATGGCGCCGTACCACCAGTCAGCCCCCATGATGGTGCCCgtccggccgccgcggaggagggacgccgaggacgacgacgacgaggagctctTCCCGGGTGGCGCGGCCATGCTGCCGCCgcacgagatggtggcgcgcGCGTCCGCCGGCGGCCCGCCCGTGAACCCGTCCTCGATGCTCGAGGGCGTCGGCCGCACGCTCAAGGGGCGCGACCTCCGGCGTGTGCGCGACGCCGTGCTTCGGCAAACCGGCTTCCTTGACTAG
- the LOC100838371 gene encoding protein IRON-RELATED TRANSCRIPTION FACTOR 2 gives MGHQLFVDDPFASSISSLEAEAIFSGAGGQWRGGGGLDDRDLSAMPAAANTSSGGSGSPGGGGRKMSHNAYERDRRKQLNELYSSLRSLLPDADHTKKLSIPITVSRVLKYIPELQKEVDGLERKKEELTRANCKPGVIAMKDQNVAPVVSATCLDDKDIMVQVSLLSGMAAAAALPMSTCIKVLENEGLRLISSSTSAFGNRTFYNLHLQRTQRTMSKECPAFCDELEKAIKKKAGLHMHQ, from the exons ATGGGGCACCAGCTGTTCGTCGACGACCCGTTCGCGAGCAGCATCTCGTcgctggaggcggaggccatcttctccggcgccggcgggcagtggcgcggcggcggcggcctcgacgaccgTGACCTCTCCGccatgccggcggcggccaacaCCTCGTCGGGCGGCTCCGGctctcccggcggcggcggcaggaagaTGAGCCACAACGCGTACGAGCGCGACCGCCGCAAGCAGCTCAACGAGCTCTACTCCTCCCtccgctccctcctccccgacgccgACCACACA AAGAAGCTGAGCATCCCGATCACGGTGTCGCGGGTGCTAAAGTACATCCCGGAGCTGCAGAAGGAGGTGGACGGgctggagaggaagaaggaggagcTCACGCGCGCCAATTGCAAGCCGGGAGTGATCGCCATGAAGGACCAGAACGTGGCCCCTGTTGTCTCCGCGACCTGCCTCGACGACAAGGATATCATGGTTCAGGTCAGCTTGCTCAGCGgcatggcggcagcggcggcgctgccgatGTCCACGTGTATAAAGGTTCTGGAGAACGAAGGCCTTCGCCTCATCAGCTCATCCACTTCTGCCTTTGGGAACAGGACGTTCTATAACCTCCATCTTCAG AGAACCCAGCGAACGATGAGCAAGGAGTGTCCCGCGTTCTGTGACGAGCTGGAGAAAGCCATCAAGAAAAAAGCAGGACTGCATATGCATCAGTGA
- the LOC100821494 gene encoding uncharacterized protein LOC100821494, translated as MGNGLSPCTHMPATATMPVAARLVYWGGQTRLLPVTDDEDDNGSCSSSFTARDVAAELVAEHIVCAAESFFVGLPIPVVAPAERLLPGRAYFVLPAARFSAATRLTAATLASLAPPGTKKKTKNAVAVRIAGPGQCPFEYVKGAEDGAAPLIRVLPEFIEKVIGCSDGNDSGGHGNGAAAGGGGRPGRSKSRGAAMVSTATETDELCSTPELKRHYAQLVGARSRPWSPPLETISERGKRRALWSLARLLLSSR; from the coding sequence ATGGGCAACGGCCTCTCCCCGTGCACGCACatgccggcgacggcgacgatgcCCGTGGCGGCGAGGCTGGTCTACTGGGGCGGGCAGACGAGGCTACTGCCGGTCaccgacgacgaagacgacaaCGGCAGCTGTTCCAGCTCCTTCACGGCGAGGGAcgtggcggcggagctcgTGGCGGAGCACATAGTCTGCGCGGCGGAGTCCTTCTTCGTCGGCCTGCCGATCCCGGtcgtggcgccggcggagcggctgcttcccgggCGGGCCTACTTCGTTCTCCCCGCCGCGCGCTTCTCGGCGGCCACGAGGCTCACCGCCGCCACGCTAGCCTCGCTCGCGCCGCCggggacgaagaagaagacgaagaacgCGGTGGCGGTGCGCATCGCCGGGCCGGGCCAGTGCCCGTTCGAGTACGTCaagggcgccgaggacggcgccGCGCCGCTCATCAGGGTCCTGCCGGAGTTCATCGAGAAGGTCATCGGCTGCAGCGACGGAAACGAcagcggcggccatggcaatggcgccgccgctggaggtggtggccggCCTGGGAGGAGCAAGAGCCGAGGTGCGGCGATGGTGTCAACGGCAACGGAGACGGATGAGCTGTGCAGCACGCCGGAGCTGAAGCGGCACTACGCGCAGCTCGTTGGGGCGAGGAGCCGgccgtggtcgccgccgctggagaCGATCTCGGAGCGCGGCAAGCGGAGAGCGCTCTGGTCGCTGGCTAGGCTACTCCTGTCTTCACGATAG
- the LOC100838673 gene encoding protein LAZ1 homolog 1 encodes MSLFPGMDLTKMDPPTLTLLGAACCVMLSMHFTVQLVSQHLFYWKNPKEQKAILIIVLMPPLYAITSFVGLLDIKGSKTFFTCLESVKECYEALVIAKFLALMYSYLNISISKNIVPDEIKGRVLHHSFPVSLFLPRNVRLEHKTLKLLKYWTWQFVVVRPVCSILMITLQLFGLYPSWVSWTFTIILNFSVSMALYALVIFYHLFAKELAPHKPLAKFLCIKGIVFFSFWQGCALDVLAAVGIIQSHHFWLDVEHIQEAIQNVLVILEMVIFSVLQQYAYHVAPYSGADRAKFEKKNE; translated from the exons ATGTCGCTGTTCCCAGGAATGGATCTTACTAAAATGGATCCTCCAACTCTTACCCTCCTTGGAGCAGCTTGCTGTGTGATGTTATCTATGCATTTCACAGTACAATTGGTATCACAACATCTTTTCTATTGGAAAAATCCCAAGGAGCAGAAGGCTATACTCATTATAGTGTTAATGCCTCCACTGTATGCTATAACTTCCTTTGTTGGCCTTCTCGATATTAAGGGAAGCAAAACATTTTTTACGTGCTTGGAATCTGTTAAAGAATGCTATGAGGCACTG GTCATTGCCAAGTTTCTGGCATTGATGTACAGCTACTTGAATATATCTATCAGTAAAAACATCGTACCTGATGAAATCAAAGGGAGGGTGCTTCATCATTCTTTCCCTGTTTCTCTTTTCCTG CCCCGCAATGTTCGGTTAGAGCACAAGACTCTAAAGCTTTTGAAGTACTGGACCTGGCAATTTGTTGTTGTTAGGCCAGTATGTTCCATTCTGATGATTACACTTCAGCTTTTTGGGCTGTACCCAAGCTGGGTCAGCTGGACGTTCACAATTATACTGAATTTTTCAGTCTCCATGGCATTATATGCCTTGGTCATCTTCTATCACTTGTTTGCTAAGGAGCTGGCACCTCACAAGCCTCTTGCTAAGTTCCTATGCATCAAAGGGAttgtcttcttctctttctggCAG GGCTGTGCTCTGGATGTTTTAGCTGCTGTAGGTATCATTCAGTCCCACCATTTCTGGCTGGACGTGGAGCACATACAGGAGGCGATCCAGAACGTCCTGGTGATCCTTGAAATGGTCATCTTCTCGGTCCTCCAGCAATACGCTTACCACGTTGCACCGTACAGTGGCGCCGACAGGGCGAAGTTTGAGAAGAAGAACGAATGA
- the LOC100839190 gene encoding two-component response regulator ORR4: protein MTVVAAAESRFHVLAVDDSVIDRKLIEMLLKTSSYQVTTVDSGSKALEVLGLRDEGDSSSASSSPSSSSPDHQEVDVNLIITDYCMPGMTGYDLLRRVKGSSSLKDIPVVIMSSENVPARINRCLEDGAEEFFLKPVKLADMKKLKSHLLRRKQPQKPEQAPDKPAEEAAAAEVTVSGSSKKRKAAAAMDQEGLGSPERTKPRLSSSSLAVET from the exons ATGACGGTGGTTGCTGCTGCCGAGTCCCGGTTCCACGTTCTTGCCGTGGATGACAGCGTGATCGACAGGAAGCTCATCGAGATGCTGCTCAAGACCTCGTCCTACCAAG TGACGACGGTGGATTCCGGGAGCAAGGCGTTGGAGGTGCTGGGATTGAGAGACGAGGGggactcctcctccgcctcctcctcgccttcttcctcctcccctgaCCATCAG GAGGTTGACGTGAATTTGATCATCACTGACTACTGCATGCCTGGCATGACAGGATATGATCTGCTGAGGAGGGTCAAG GGGTCGTCTTCATTGAAGGACATTCCAGTGGTGATCATGTCTTCTGAGAATGTGCCTGCCAGGATCAACAG GTGTTTGGAAGATGGCGCCGAAGAGTTCTTCCTGAAGCCCGTGAAGCTCGCTGACATGAAGAAGCTCAAGTCTCACCTGCTGAGGCGGAAGCAGCCGCAGAAGCCAGAGCAAGCACCGGACAAGCCGGCGGAGGAAGCGGCTGCTGCTGAAGTAACCgtcagcggcagcagcaagaagagaaaggcagcggcggcaatGGATCAGGAGGGGCTTGGGTCGCCTGAGAGGACGAA